The following proteins are encoded in a genomic region of Neorickettsia risticii str. Illinois:
- the dnaJ gene encoding molecular chaperone DnaJ: MPEKKKDYYETLGVSKSASTEEIRKAYKKLALQYHPDRNKGDKEAAEKFKEIGEAYSVLSNPEKKASYDQYGHSAFNGGGFGGAGGFSADFSGMDFSDIFNDLFGGGRTRRTKADFNEIIKEDGSDLRYDVSITLREAFEGKEVKISYTKLAECEQCGNTGCEGKIKPVQCSTCNGAGSIRSQQGFFTVERSCSTCNGSGMIIENPCKKCAGTGRIRKSVTTCAKIPRGISDGAKVLLRGQGEAGSRGGKPGDLYMIVHIKQDEFFTRKNNDLYCEVPIRMSLAALGGEIEVPSLEGKKFKIKLPEGSQTGDKLKLKGRGMYLLNSEYRGDMYVRLTIETPVKLTKKQREILEEFEKESLGCSPKSEKFFSKIRSMFGL, translated from the coding sequence ATGCCAGAAAAGAAAAAAGATTACTACGAAACACTTGGCGTGAGTAAAAGTGCCTCGACCGAAGAAATAAGGAAGGCTTATAAGAAGCTTGCACTTCAATACCACCCAGATCGTAATAAGGGTGATAAGGAAGCAGCGGAAAAATTTAAAGAAATTGGTGAAGCGTACAGCGTCCTAAGTAACCCTGAAAAAAAGGCATCCTATGATCAATATGGACACTCGGCATTCAACGGAGGCGGTTTTGGAGGGGCAGGTGGTTTCTCTGCAGACTTCTCTGGCATGGACTTCTCAGATATTTTCAACGATCTTTTCGGAGGGGGAAGGACGCGTAGAACAAAGGCTGATTTCAACGAAATCATCAAGGAGGACGGCTCAGATTTGCGATATGATGTATCAATCACTCTAAGGGAGGCATTCGAAGGTAAGGAAGTAAAAATTTCCTACACAAAACTAGCAGAATGTGAGCAGTGTGGTAATACAGGATGTGAAGGAAAAATCAAACCGGTGCAATGCAGTACGTGTAATGGTGCAGGATCAATCAGGTCACAACAGGGCTTTTTTACTGTAGAAAGAAGCTGCAGTACCTGCAACGGCAGTGGAATGATTATTGAAAATCCATGCAAAAAATGTGCAGGCACAGGACGAATCAGGAAAAGTGTAACCACTTGTGCAAAAATACCGCGTGGAATAAGTGACGGTGCAAAAGTATTACTTAGAGGTCAAGGGGAAGCGGGCTCTAGAGGAGGTAAGCCAGGTGACTTGTATATGATTGTCCATATTAAACAGGACGAATTTTTCACACGTAAAAACAATGACCTTTATTGCGAAGTTCCAATAAGGATGTCTTTGGCAGCCCTAGGTGGAGAAATAGAAGTTCCATCATTAGAAGGTAAAAAGTTCAAGATCAAACTCCCAGAAGGATCTCAAACAGGTGATAAACTTAAACTCAAAGGAAGAGGTATGTATCTCCTTAACTCGGAGTATAGGGGTGATATGTATGTTCGACTCACTATAGAGACACCAGTAAAACTTACGAAAAAACAGAGAGAAATATTAGAAGAATTTGAGAAAGAATCGCTTGGGTGCAGCCCAAAGTCTGAGAAATTTTTTAGTAAGATTCGCTCTATGTTTGGCCTCTGA
- the der gene encoding ribosome biogenesis GTPase Der → MQSVFRVSIVGKANVGKSTLFNKMAREKRSITMDRKGVTRDVVVRKISLNEGKSFLLLDTAGFNPQHPETVERTEYAIKESDMILFVIDNKIDSEDMLFASWLRRNAGNSKIVLVCNKSDRKDRDDCSLFGFQNVFLISAEHSLGLSELISYIESFIPEQLDIPENDSEKQRRIRVSILGQPNVGKSSLMNKFIGKDRVLVLPIAGTTRDPISDEFQWKCTTFELVDTAGLRKKQRVTDGLEKICNSRALRTSAESDVVIFMCDISNFTLERQDFLLMNKILEQGKPMILVGNKKDAVNATELESIKDFISLQAQKLIASQIPIFFISCLHESDFSCILDECRRLYDDSKRNIPTHRLNVWLQEIIRHHPHPMVNSKPVKLKYIKKILYKFAFVLSANRPELVAESYLNYIRNSLVRDFRIYGIPVTLTLKKNANPYVESRPPKQKNMESISRRGSSPGSRPTYRKSSMGKSS, encoded by the coding sequence ATGCAGTCCGTCTTTAGAGTTTCCATAGTTGGAAAGGCCAACGTTGGTAAATCGACATTATTCAATAAGATGGCGAGGGAAAAACGTTCAATTACCATGGACAGAAAAGGAGTCACTCGTGATGTGGTTGTTAGAAAAATTTCACTAAACGAGGGGAAATCATTTCTTCTACTTGATACTGCAGGTTTCAATCCACAACATCCAGAAACGGTTGAAAGAACTGAGTACGCAATAAAGGAAAGCGATATGATTCTTTTTGTGATTGATAATAAAATCGATTCCGAGGATATGCTTTTTGCCAGTTGGCTTAGAAGGAATGCTGGAAATAGTAAAATAGTTTTGGTTTGCAACAAGAGTGATCGTAAGGATAGAGATGATTGTTCACTTTTTGGCTTTCAGAATGTTTTTCTAATATCTGCCGAGCATTCATTAGGTCTCAGTGAGCTCATTTCTTATATCGAGTCCTTTATACCCGAGCAATTAGATATTCCGGAAAATGATTCTGAGAAACAAAGGAGAATTAGAGTCTCTATTTTAGGTCAGCCAAACGTTGGTAAGTCCAGTTTAATGAACAAGTTTATAGGTAAAGATCGTGTCCTCGTGCTACCAATAGCAGGTACTACAAGGGATCCGATAAGTGATGAGTTTCAGTGGAAATGTACAACCTTCGAACTTGTTGATACTGCCGGTTTGAGAAAAAAACAAAGAGTCACTGATGGATTGGAAAAAATATGCAATTCAAGGGCATTACGTACTTCAGCAGAGAGTGATGTAGTGATTTTTATGTGCGATATATCGAATTTCACGCTGGAGCGACAGGATTTCCTTCTTATGAATAAGATCCTAGAACAAGGTAAGCCAATGATACTCGTGGGGAATAAGAAAGATGCAGTCAATGCAACTGAACTTGAAAGTATCAAGGACTTTATTAGTCTGCAAGCGCAAAAATTAATTGCTTCGCAGATACCGATATTTTTTATTTCCTGTCTCCATGAGAGCGATTTTTCCTGCATACTAGACGAATGTAGGAGGCTGTATGATGACTCAAAACGAAACATTCCGACACATCGATTGAATGTGTGGCTCCAAGAAATTATACGTCATCACCCGCATCCTATGGTGAACTCCAAACCAGTGAAACTTAAATATATAAAGAAAATCTTATATAAGTTTGCTTTTGTGCTGAGTGCAAATCGTCCTGAACTTGTTGCTGAGTCATATCTAAATTACATAAGGAACTCACTTGTTAGAGATTTTCGGATTTATGGTATTCCAGTGACCCTTACTTTAAAAAAGAACGCCAATCCATACGTGGAAAGCAGGCCTCCTAAACAAAAAAACATGGAATCGATATCCAGAAGAGGATCGTCACCTGGTTCTAGACCTACTTATCGTAAGAGCAGCATGGGAAAGTCCTCGTAA
- the ileS gene encoding isoleucine--tRNA ligase — translation MSNSSYREISQNLSFAKIEEQILQFWEKNRVFAHSVSSRTDNGEFVSYDGPPFANGLPHYGHLLTGFIKDTVARYQTMLGKKVERRFGWDCHGLPAEMYTEKTLKISGKEAIKNFGIDKFNAECKKSVLLFSSEWEYYVTRQGRWVDFHNDYKTMDLSFMESVIWAFRELYKKGLIYESVKVVPYSWACQTPLSNFETRLDNAYREKKSKSVTVAFELEEDLFGDGKTSYLLAWTTTPWTLPSNMMLGISEHVVYTRVEKDGKYYISSQSSNKEVGGIIVPSELLVGKRYKPLFKFFAHEKENGAFVIQYADFVTDEDGTGIVHIAPGFGEEDFELAKKHGITVVCPVDDGARFTSEVPQFAGRHVFETNEDIILILKEKKQLIKIEEYVHSYPHCWRTDTPLIYRVVPSWYLSVSKIKERMLELNDSINWIPAHLKEGLVGKWLENAKDWAISRNRFWGTPVPIWKSTDPSHPRIDVYGSITEIEKDFGVKITDLHRPFIDTLTRKNPDDPTGKSSMVRVESVLDCWFESGSMPFAQVHYPFENKEWFEKNFPSDFITEYVAQTRGWFYTLMVLSVALFDSVPFKNCLAHGVILDKDGKKLSKRLNNYKDPKELFDEYGADALRFLMLSSSVMNGGTLLIDKGGEIIKDVIRLLLKPLYSAYNFFATYANYHSIRVPNGMNDSANLLDRYILSEYRAFSQKIRNAMDGYHIQSACKNVLSFIDTLNNWYIRRSRERFVAGEQQAFEVLHFVLSEMLKIIAPLLPMNAEKIWMALHNDKTTSVHLEKYPEVNVLPEDEEIIQTMQLTREICNTAFSIRNKNAVRIRQPLRHLEVIGKVSSTFTGNTELLSILKDEANVKCITFKESDPQVRQSLKLNFHVLGKRYPKEVKHMINELKSGNWESILSGEVYLGGRLLKNDEYEISVVSESSNTGQVASFCLAVKLDLKLDEELMSEGRFRDLVRMIQQTRKSAGLTIKEKVTIKVYAPAEYLDTLEKFKSSLIVSTYANQIIANRSNNFSDCSFIEEISQKIKIGIMREDSACGHS, via the coding sequence ATGAGTAACTCTTCTTACCGAGAAATTTCTCAAAATCTTTCTTTTGCGAAGATAGAAGAACAGATTCTGCAATTTTGGGAGAAAAATAGGGTTTTTGCTCATTCTGTCTCTTCAAGAACAGATAATGGAGAGTTCGTCTCTTATGATGGACCACCTTTTGCAAATGGATTGCCACATTATGGACACCTTCTTACCGGCTTCATTAAGGATACCGTAGCCAGATATCAGACGATGCTCGGCAAAAAAGTGGAAAGGAGATTCGGATGGGATTGTCACGGTTTGCCTGCGGAGATGTACACCGAAAAAACACTTAAGATTTCAGGAAAAGAGGCAATAAAAAACTTCGGGATAGATAAATTTAACGCGGAGTGCAAAAAATCAGTTTTACTTTTTTCATCTGAATGGGAGTACTACGTCACTAGACAAGGAAGATGGGTCGATTTTCACAACGACTACAAAACTATGGACCTTTCCTTTATGGAATCCGTCATTTGGGCATTTAGGGAGTTGTATAAAAAAGGTTTGATTTATGAATCCGTAAAGGTAGTGCCTTATAGCTGGGCATGCCAGACACCATTATCGAACTTCGAGACACGGCTGGATAACGCCTATAGGGAGAAAAAAAGTAAGTCTGTGACAGTCGCCTTTGAATTGGAAGAGGATTTATTTGGTGACGGTAAAACATCTTACCTGTTAGCATGGACCACAACACCTTGGACCCTACCTTCAAATATGATGCTTGGTATATCGGAGCATGTTGTCTATACCCGTGTTGAAAAGGATGGTAAGTACTATATCTCTTCTCAATCTTCAAACAAGGAAGTAGGTGGGATAATAGTTCCAAGCGAGCTCCTGGTTGGTAAAAGGTATAAGCCACTTTTCAAATTCTTCGCACACGAAAAAGAGAATGGTGCCTTTGTTATACAGTATGCAGACTTTGTAACGGACGAAGATGGAACCGGAATAGTACATATAGCACCTGGATTCGGTGAGGAAGACTTTGAGCTGGCGAAAAAACACGGGATAACAGTCGTTTGTCCTGTCGATGATGGAGCTAGATTTACATCTGAAGTGCCACAATTTGCCGGTAGGCATGTCTTTGAAACAAATGAGGATATCATTCTCATACTCAAAGAAAAAAAACAGCTCATTAAAATCGAGGAGTATGTTCACAGTTATCCACATTGCTGGCGTACTGATACTCCACTCATATACAGGGTTGTTCCGTCATGGTATTTGAGTGTCAGTAAAATAAAGGAGAGGATGCTCGAACTCAACGACAGTATTAATTGGATTCCTGCACACCTTAAAGAAGGTCTGGTAGGCAAATGGCTAGAAAATGCAAAGGATTGGGCAATTTCAAGAAACAGATTTTGGGGAACACCCGTACCAATATGGAAATCTACGGATCCATCTCATCCAAGAATTGATGTATATGGAAGCATAACTGAAATTGAGAAGGACTTCGGTGTGAAAATTACTGATCTACACAGACCTTTCATAGATACATTAACAAGAAAAAATCCGGATGATCCTACAGGGAAGTCATCCATGGTAAGAGTCGAATCAGTTCTGGACTGCTGGTTTGAATCAGGTTCAATGCCTTTTGCACAAGTTCACTATCCTTTTGAGAACAAAGAGTGGTTTGAGAAAAATTTCCCATCAGATTTCATTACAGAATATGTTGCGCAGACCCGTGGTTGGTTTTATACGCTCATGGTTCTTTCTGTAGCGCTTTTTGACAGCGTGCCGTTTAAAAATTGCCTTGCCCACGGGGTGATATTGGATAAAGACGGAAAAAAACTCTCTAAAAGACTGAATAATTATAAAGATCCAAAAGAATTATTCGACGAATATGGAGCTGACGCATTGCGCTTCCTAATGTTATCCTCTTCAGTAATGAATGGGGGTACTCTGTTGATAGACAAAGGTGGAGAAATAATCAAGGACGTTATTAGACTTCTTCTAAAGCCTCTCTACAGCGCATACAACTTTTTTGCAACGTATGCAAATTACCACTCAATACGTGTCCCGAATGGCATGAATGATTCCGCCAATTTACTCGATAGGTACATCTTGTCAGAGTACAGAGCATTTTCACAAAAAATTAGAAATGCAATGGATGGCTATCACATACAGTCTGCATGCAAAAATGTACTTAGTTTCATCGATACGCTCAATAATTGGTATATTAGACGCTCTAGGGAAAGGTTCGTGGCAGGAGAGCAGCAAGCCTTCGAAGTCCTACATTTTGTTCTTTCAGAAATGCTTAAGATAATCGCGCCGCTCCTTCCAATGAATGCGGAAAAGATTTGGATGGCATTGCACAATGATAAAACGACATCTGTACACCTAGAAAAATACCCAGAGGTTAATGTTTTACCTGAGGACGAAGAAATCATACAAACAATGCAATTAACAAGAGAAATATGCAATACAGCCTTTTCCATAAGGAACAAAAACGCCGTTAGAATAAGGCAGCCATTAAGACATCTCGAGGTTATAGGTAAAGTCAGCTCAACATTTACAGGAAACACCGAACTATTATCTATCCTGAAGGATGAGGCGAACGTAAAGTGCATTACCTTCAAAGAAAGTGATCCTCAAGTAAGGCAATCACTTAAACTAAACTTTCACGTTTTAGGCAAAAGATACCCAAAAGAAGTAAAACACATGATCAATGAACTCAAAAGTGGAAATTGGGAAAGTATACTCTCTGGCGAAGTATATCTCGGCGGTAGACTTCTGAAAAACGATGAATACGAGATTTCGGTTGTCTCCGAAAGCAGCAATACGGGACAAGTCGCTTCGTTTTGCCTAGCTGTAAAGTTGGACTTAAAACTAGATGAAGAACTGATGTCTGAAGGGAGATTCAGAGATCTAGTACGCATGATACAACAAACCAGGAAATCAGCTGGTCTAACAATAAAAGAAAAGGTCACAATAAAAGTGTATGCTCCAGCAGAATATCTTGACACACTTGAGAAGTTCAAGAGCTCGCTAATTGTATCAACATATGCGAATCAAATAATTGCAAATAGATCAAATAATTTCTCTGATTGCTCATTTATCGAAGAGATTTCACAGAAAATAAAAATTGGTATAATGAGGGAGGATAGCGCGTGCGGACATAGTTGA
- the pyrE gene encoding orotate phosphoribosyltransferase, producing the protein MGVSNKGQVEEEALLDELYNSGAILKGHFLLSSGLHSDTYIQCALLLQNPRRTFKFASALVQLIPEKIKSAIDLIVAPALGGLIIGYEVARLLDKDFVFFERFNGELTLRRGFKVESKQNVLLIEDVVTTAGSSIDVIQKIHDRGASVIFAASIIDRSGGAAEERFKKHSCEFLSVVKLSCITFDTANIPKELSNVPCIRPGSNNLN; encoded by the coding sequence ATGGGGGTTTCTAACAAAGGCCAGGTGGAAGAAGAAGCACTACTTGATGAGCTTTACAACTCTGGCGCCATATTAAAGGGGCATTTCCTCCTTTCTTCCGGACTGCACAGCGATACGTATATACAGTGCGCTCTTTTACTGCAAAATCCACGGCGTACCTTTAAGTTCGCATCAGCTTTAGTGCAACTCATCCCTGAAAAAATCAAGAGTGCGATCGACTTAATCGTCGCACCAGCACTCGGTGGATTGATCATTGGATATGAGGTAGCACGCTTATTGGATAAAGATTTTGTCTTTTTTGAACGGTTTAACGGGGAACTCACTCTGAGACGCGGTTTTAAAGTCGAGAGTAAACAAAACGTTCTGCTCATAGAGGATGTAGTCACTACAGCCGGTTCTTCTATAGATGTTATACAAAAAATCCATGACCGCGGTGCAAGTGTAATCTTTGCAGCTTCAATAATAGACAGATCTGGAGGAGCCGCAGAAGAACGTTTTAAAAAGCACAGTTGCGAATTCCTTAGTGTCGTAAAACTAAGTTGTATCACATTTGATACAGCAAATATCCCGAAAGAATTGAGCAATGTTCCTTGTATAAGGCCGGGTTCTAATAATCTTAATTGA